The Branchiostoma lanceolatum isolate klBraLanc5 chromosome 3, klBraLanc5.hap2, whole genome shotgun sequence DNA segment AGAATTCTTTATCTATTTGATAAAAGGTGTCGGTATCTAACAAACATATTAATCAGTAGCCTACTTATTTAATATCTGGAATTGACGCTGTCTTTAGAGTCAATGGTTCTATGTTTAGGACTTTGACTCTTCAGCCTATTTACCTGGCTATGGGCACGACTTTGGCACTTTTAGCCTCTCTGTACAGCCTCTTCACTGTTTCTGGGGACTTCGGCTTGTTCTTGGGTTTCGGCTTTAAGGGTGGCGCAGGGGCAGGCGGCGGTGGTGGTGTTTCGCTGCGCTCTGGCTCAGGCTCAGGCTCAGGAATGTATTGACCCTTCTGCTTCGCGACTTCCTACAGACGCCcaaatatatgaaatattagTTTTAATATAGTCTGGGAacttaaaaatgaaatattcaacggcaaaaaatatatatcagctaaaaatatatcataaatATGAAAGTTAAAGTGTCTGTGTCTTGTCAtattatgtatatcatatgtactCCGTCATGGAAATGCAGCGCACAGTTACATATAAAACATATAATCCTGTCATGTAACGGCACGTGTCTAAATCTGATATCTACCAAAACACCCAAAACAGTCCTCTGACATGTAATGAGCATTGAACTGTTTGATTCTCTTGAATCTTGTAAAAGTTTGTAACATAAAGTTTGACACTTACCACTGTGACTTCGTGGATTTTCGTGGCTAGTTTCGGTGGAACGAAAGGCTGTCTGTTCTTGCCGAACACTTTCCCTGCTGTGGGCGTCTCATTGGCTAGAGACGAGACCATCGCTTTCATTCGCGCCCAGTGACTAGGGTCAAAGTTCTCCGGGGCCAGAAGTGTTACACAGTAGTCAAGGTTTTCTTTCATCGACGTAGTGAAATCAGTCACCTTGAGGCAGGCTTCTGGACTCACCAGCGTCTTCACCTCGTCCTGTGTTTTTGTGATGATGTTGATACCTTCCTTAAGATGGCGTGTTGCATGTGGTACCCACGATTTGTCTTCCCCCTTTTTGATCCAGGTGGCAGCTTTGTTGATCGAGTTCGCTGTCAGGACGCGACTGTCTTCTTGCAATGTTGTGACGATGGCGATTTCCGCCCGTTGGACCTTGTTTAACTCCTGCTGGTATGGGAGATCTGACGTGTGCGCGATGATATAGCTGCACGCTTCTGGAATGTCTATGTCATCTTTGGTAACCGAGGTCACGTCTGGGATGTCTTCGCCATCTTTGCTTATTACCAAGGACCCTTCTGGGATGTCTTCGCCATCTTTGCTTACCGAAGTCGTTTCTGAGATGTCTTTGCCATCTTTGCTTACCGAAGTCGTTACTGGGATGACTTTGCCATCTTTGCTTACCGAGGTCGCTTCTGGGATGTCTTCGCCATCTTTGCTTACCGAAGTCGTTTCTGGGATGTCCTTGCCATCTTTGCTTACCGAAGTCGTTTCTGGGATGTCTTTGCCATCTTTGCTTACCGAAGTCGCTTCTGGGATGTCTTCGCCATCTTTGCTTACCGAAGTCGTTTCTGGGATGTCCTTGCCATCTTTGCTTACCGAAGTCGTTTCTGGGATGTCTTTGCCATCTTTGCTTACAGTGGTCGCTTCTGGGATGTCTGTTCCATCTTTGCTTACCGAGGTCGCTTCTGGGATGTCTTTGCCATTTTTGCTTACCGAGGTCGCTTCTGGGATGTCTCTGCCATCTTTGCCTACCGAGGTCACTTCTTGGATGTCTTTGCCAACTTTGCTTACCGAAGACCCTTCTGGGATGCCTGTTTCATCTTTGCTTACCAAGGTCTCTTCTTGGATGTCTTTGCCACCTTTGCTTACCGAGGGATCTTTGTGCGTGCTGGCCGTTATCATCGACAATGTGTGTCCTTTTTTCAGACTAGACCTTTGTCCATAGCTGTTCTTGCTTCGCTTGATGTCTCGGTCCCTTGCTTCTTCCCTGATCAGGTCTCCCACCGTATCGTGGTAGAACGGTATTGTGGCGTGTAGCTCTCGTTCAACGTGATCAGTCCCCACGTATGTGACGATGGCTTGCACGACGTCCTTTCCTGACAGACTTGTTTCCCAGTCACCCGGCAGATTCAGGACACACTGGATGTGCTTCTTCATGTCCTCGGAAATGTCGTGCACGAAGTACTTAGATTCTGTTCCCGCCCCCCGCAGTTGAGATGTTTCAGCTGTCATCAGAGGGCTGACCATGGATTTGAACTCAAACGTGAGTCCGTTGAGCGCATGTAGGGTTACACGGACGTTGGAAACAAGGCATGTCTCCCGAAGGAAGATGGGAATCATCATGTCGGCCTCGAAATTGCTGTCGTCGCTGAGCCAGAAAAACGCGTCACTCCCGAGTTTCTGGCTGACTTCGTACAGAAGATGTGGCCTGTATTGCCCTATTGTGAATGTTGAGATAGGTAGGCATGCCTCTCCACAAACGGACGCTTTCTTCTCGTTGAATGCTTGTATCAATCCGTTGGTATTTGTAATGCCCTGGTTTGCTTGACCATCCGTGAAGAGAATGATGCCGTTGTGGAAGGACCCCCTGAGGTAAAATTGCAAA contains these protein-coding regions:
- the LOC136430036 gene encoding titin homolog; this encodes MAEAGHQEDRSQLDLVYFYTVDKKLQPPRMNVVWELISRDKIFDAVSMSRTPLRFVAVIDESFSMDDNVGDDDMSLIQRMKLFAELMVQNLKEDDQMAIVTFATDVQVKLPMTQLDKDGRVQALEAIKTLDTRGQTNLSDGLLAALDMFQSGGSFHNGIILFTDGQANQGITNTNGLIQAFNEKKASVCGEACLPISTFTIGQYRPHLLYEVSQKLGSDAFFWLSDDSNFEADMMIPIFLRETCLVSNVRVTLHALNGLTFEFKSMVSPLMTAETSQLRGAGTESKYFVHDISEDMKKHIQCVLNLPGDWETSLSGKDVVQAIVTYVGTDHVERELHATIPFYHDTVGDLIREEARDRDIKRSKNSYGQRSSLKKGHTLSMITASTHKDPSVSKGGKDIQEETLVSKDETGIPEGSSVSKVGKDIQEVTSVGKDGRDIPEATSVSKNGKDIPEATSVSKDGTDIPEATTVSKDGKDIPETTSVSKDGKDIPETTSVSKDGEDIPEATSVSKDGKDIPETTSVSKDGKDIPETTSVSKDGEDIPEATSVSKDGKVIPVTTSVSKDGKDISETTSVSKDGEDIPEGSLVISKDGEDIPDVTSVTKDDIDIPEACSYIIAHTSDLPYQQELNKVQRAEIAIVTTLQEDSRVLTANSINKAATWIKKGEDKSWVPHATRHLKEGINIITKTQDEVKTLVSPEACLKVTDFTTSMKENLDYCVTLLAPENFDPSHWARMKAMVSSLANETPTAGKVFGKNRQPFVPPKLATKIHEVTVEVAKQKGQYIPEPEPEPERSETPPPPPAPAPPLKPKPKNKPKSPETVKRLYREAKSAKVVPIARPFKNQNFTLSEKLVAGKIAKNSTETIKELVIKHGGTPVPFVHNSVLVCTKSEYKKKTGKVRDAITHKIPIVFEEFIYDSIKAKKMLDIDDYSF